The following are encoded in a window of Perca fluviatilis chromosome 21, GENO_Pfluv_1.0, whole genome shotgun sequence genomic DNA:
- the LOC120551223 gene encoding E3 ubiquitin-protein ligase TRIM13-like has product MNRMNHNDLATRLTQAIISQNVEQQLHEPSSSAVRETQRDSDLITQDLSCSICLAIFTEPVMLQCGHSFCRTCVHTQRRGKIHLKCPLCKQDIRIYTEPPINYALKSLSDNYRKGRGGGHSNDVYQTPSRSITEKREAFEKVKQFCDSSIEQIKSQRHDAEKKIKDDFEKLHLFLKREEETRIAELEEEETQKIGMMQKITEISRDTFSLSDTMKDMQDLGADNSFVQNFMTEMERAQNALPDPRLLPQALINVSKHVENLQCTVLEKMLSNVKCPIVSYLSPIYLSDEDADEDEDEDEDEDEDEDEDEGRYFVMDDNYQNDEGHGFLLSNLVFWTTRTTKVFQIWMWKM; this is encoded by the exons ATGAATCGCATGAATCACAATGACCTGGCAACAAGGTTAACTCAAG CCATAATAAGCCAAAACGTGGAGCAGCAATTACATGAGCCGTCGTCCTCCGCtgtgagagagacacaaagagattCAGATTTGATCACTCAGGATCTTTCTTGTTCAATTTGCCTAGCCATTTTCACTGAGCCTGTGATGCTGCAGTGTGGCCACAGCTTCTGTAGGAcctgtgtgcacacacagaggAGGGGGAAAATCCATCTGAAATGCCCACTTTGTAAGCAAGATATACGAATATACACTGAACCTCCGATTAATTATGCTCTGAAGAGTTTGAGTGACAACTACagaaaaggaagaggaggaggacacaGCAATGACGTATATCAG ACTCCTTCCAGGTCCATCACAGAGAAGCGGGAAGCTTTCGAAAAGGTCAAACAATTTTGTGATTCATCCATTGAGCAGATTAAG agtcagagacacgACGCAGAGAAGAAGATTAAGGACGACTTTGAGAAGCTTCATCTCTTCCtcaagagagaggaagaaaccaGAATAGCTGaattagaagaagaagagactCAGAAGATTGGTATGATGCAGAAGATAACAGAGATCAGCAGAGACACTTTCTCGCTCTCTGACACTATGAAAGACATGCAAGACTTAGGTGCTGACAACTCGTTCGTACAG AACTTTATGACTGAAATGGAACG AGCTCAGAACGCACTGCCAGATCCACGGCTACTTCCACAAGCACTGATAAATGTTTCCAAACATGTGGAAAACCTTCAGTGCACAGTCTTGGAGAAGATGTTGAGCAACGTAAAAT GCCCTATTGTGTCATATTTGTCGCCAATATATTTGTCGGACGAGGACGCGGACGAGGAcgaggatgaggatgaggatgaggatgaggatgaggatgaggatgagggaCGATATTTCGTTATGGACGACAACTACCAGAACGACGAAGGACATGGTTTTCTGCTCTCCAATCTCGTTTTCTGGACCACGAGGACAACAAAGGTCTTCCAGATTTGGATGTGGAAgatgtag